A part of Arachis hypogaea cultivar Tifrunner chromosome 12, arahy.Tifrunner.gnm2.J5K5, whole genome shotgun sequence genomic DNA contains:
- the LOC112727829 gene encoding uncharacterized protein isoform X2, with protein MLLIATGLLHSFTPPTALSRRCYSASLRIRFCVSVYRSDPSSLHLLLYFEPLSIAFETLQAILVHGFQFLDIWLPHSACNSSDCQMPKLFNTLTAEGNATRFGHTICSPRWFSSILAASYFTLKASSFNIYWERKKKKNYYLKEFLLVMSIDKSWIGKPQTTDEYKDGLNKFLDFAFEHRSLGGHQLKCPCPVCGFGKWQIREKVFEHLIVKPFPKNYKVWYWHGEEAVGLGSQAHQTSHILQDDSTSQHPMVTMISDAFGVAGPDLNEDGDGDEDNIEDGDGDEDNIEDGDGDNAENKEHNGENVEFYKLLEDGNEQLYEGCTKYSKLSFLISMYHIKCLYRISDKAMTEILKLIKDAFGNAKISNTFYEAKKTINKLGLNYTKIPACPNDCMLYWGKDEDLQECKICKTSKWSDAKKKKPAKIL; from the exons ATGCTGCTCATTGCCACTGGTCTACTACACTCCTTCACGCCGCCGACGGCTCTTTCTCGCCGTTGCTACTCAGCTTCTTTGAG GATAAGGTTTTGTGTGTCAGTATATAGAAGCGATCCGTCCTCTCTGCATCTGTTATTATATTTTGAGCCATTAAGTATTGCTTTTGAGACCCTACAG GCCATTTTAGTGCATGGATTTCAGTTCCTTGACATATGGCTTCCTCATTCAGCTTGCAACAGTAGTGATTGCCAAATGCCTAAACTGTTTAATACACTAACAGCAg AAGGAAACGCCACTAGGTTTGGCCACACGATTTGCTCACCCAG GTGGTTTTCTTCAATTCTTGCTGCTAGCTACTTTACTTTGAAAGCTTCAAGTTTTAATATTTATtgggaaagaaaaaagaagaaaaattattatttgaaAGAG TTCCTCTTAGTCATGTCAATCGATAAGTCATGGATTGGAAAACCACAAACCACGGATGAGTATAAAGATGGTCTAAACAAGTTTTTGGATTTTGCTTTTGAGCATCGATCTCTCGGGGGTCATCAGCTTAAATGCCCTTGTCCGGTGTGTGGTTTTGGCAAGTGGCAAATAAGAGAGAAAGTTTTTGAACATTTAATAGTCAAGCCATTTCCGAAAAACTACAAAGTTTGGTATTGGCATGGTGAAGAAGCAGTTGGACTTGGGTCACAAGCTCATCAAACTAGTCATATTTTACAAGATGATTCGACATCTCAACATCCAATGGTAACAATGATCAGTGACGCTTTTGGAGTTGCTGGACCTGACTTGAATGAAGATGGAGATGGAGATGAAGACAACATAGAAGATGGAGATGGAGATGAAGACAATATAGAAGATGGAGATGGAGACAatgcagaaaataaagagcacAATGGAGAAAATGTAGAATTTTACAAGTTGTTGGAAGATGGTAATGAGCAATTGTATGAAGGGTGCACAAAGTATTCAAAGCTGTCTTTCTTGATTAGTATGTATCACATAAAGTGCTTATACAGAATAAGCGACAAAGCCATGACCGAAATCCTCAAGTTGATAAAAGATGCTTTTGGAAATGCCAAGATTTCAAATACATTCTATGAGGCCAAGAAAACCATAAACAAATTAGGGCTTAATTATACCAAGATACCTGCTTGCCCTAATGACTGCATGTTATATTGGGGGAAGGATGAAGATTTGCAAGAATGCAAAATATGCAAGACATCTAAATGGAGCGATGCTAAAAAGAAGAAACCGGCAAAGATCTTGTGA
- the LOC112727829 gene encoding uncharacterized protein isoform X1, with protein sequence MLLIATGLLHSFTPPTALSRRCYSASLRGYLNWDLCCRPKIICRLPPKIVGIRFCVSVYRSDPSSLHLLLYFEPLSIAFETLQAILVHGFQFLDIWLPHSACNSSDCQMPKLFNTLTAEGNATRFGHTICSPRWFSSILAASYFTLKASSFNIYWERKKKKNYYLKEFLLVMSIDKSWIGKPQTTDEYKDGLNKFLDFAFEHRSLGGHQLKCPCPVCGFGKWQIREKVFEHLIVKPFPKNYKVWYWHGEEAVGLGSQAHQTSHILQDDSTSQHPMVTMISDAFGVAGPDLNEDGDGDEDNIEDGDGDEDNIEDGDGDNAENKEHNGENVEFYKLLEDGNEQLYEGCTKYSKLSFLISMYHIKCLYRISDKAMTEILKLIKDAFGNAKISNTFYEAKKTINKLGLNYTKIPACPNDCMLYWGKDEDLQECKICKTSKWSDAKKKKPAKIL encoded by the exons ATGCTGCTCATTGCCACTGGTCTACTACACTCCTTCACGCCGCCGACGGCTCTTTCTCGCCGTTGCTACTCAGCTTCTTTGAG GGGATATTTGAATTGGGATTTATGTTGCAGACCTAAAATTATTTGTCGCCTTCCCCCAAAAATTGTTGG GATAAGGTTTTGTGTGTCAGTATATAGAAGCGATCCGTCCTCTCTGCATCTGTTATTATATTTTGAGCCATTAAGTATTGCTTTTGAGACCCTACAG GCCATTTTAGTGCATGGATTTCAGTTCCTTGACATATGGCTTCCTCATTCAGCTTGCAACAGTAGTGATTGCCAAATGCCTAAACTGTTTAATACACTAACAGCAg AAGGAAACGCCACTAGGTTTGGCCACACGATTTGCTCACCCAG GTGGTTTTCTTCAATTCTTGCTGCTAGCTACTTTACTTTGAAAGCTTCAAGTTTTAATATTTATtgggaaagaaaaaagaagaaaaattattatttgaaAGAG TTCCTCTTAGTCATGTCAATCGATAAGTCATGGATTGGAAAACCACAAACCACGGATGAGTATAAAGATGGTCTAAACAAGTTTTTGGATTTTGCTTTTGAGCATCGATCTCTCGGGGGTCATCAGCTTAAATGCCCTTGTCCGGTGTGTGGTTTTGGCAAGTGGCAAATAAGAGAGAAAGTTTTTGAACATTTAATAGTCAAGCCATTTCCGAAAAACTACAAAGTTTGGTATTGGCATGGTGAAGAAGCAGTTGGACTTGGGTCACAAGCTCATCAAACTAGTCATATTTTACAAGATGATTCGACATCTCAACATCCAATGGTAACAATGATCAGTGACGCTTTTGGAGTTGCTGGACCTGACTTGAATGAAGATGGAGATGGAGATGAAGACAACATAGAAGATGGAGATGGAGATGAAGACAATATAGAAGATGGAGATGGAGACAatgcagaaaataaagagcacAATGGAGAAAATGTAGAATTTTACAAGTTGTTGGAAGATGGTAATGAGCAATTGTATGAAGGGTGCACAAAGTATTCAAAGCTGTCTTTCTTGATTAGTATGTATCACATAAAGTGCTTATACAGAATAAGCGACAAAGCCATGACCGAAATCCTCAAGTTGATAAAAGATGCTTTTGGAAATGCCAAGATTTCAAATACATTCTATGAGGCCAAGAAAACCATAAACAAATTAGGGCTTAATTATACCAAGATACCTGCTTGCCCTAATGACTGCATGTTATATTGGGGGAAGGATGAAGATTTGCAAGAATGCAAAATATGCAAGACATCTAAATGGAGCGATGCTAAAAAGAAGAAACCGGCAAAGATCTTGTGA